Within the Plectropomus leopardus isolate mb unplaced genomic scaffold, YSFRI_Pleo_2.0 unplaced_scaffold8957, whole genome shotgun sequence genome, the region TTCATACCTGATGAGCTCTGACGGGGACAACAGCGTCCAGAGGGACGTCTTCAGGTGTCTCGTTTTGTCCAACCAGCAGTCCAGAACAGGCTCGTCTCACTGCgacagaaaacaggaaatactCACACAGAGGCTGAAGACGGAGAgtttcactctgtgtgtgtgtgtgtgtgtgtgtgtgtctgtgtgtgtgtgtgtgtgtgtgtgtgtgtgtgtgtgtgtgtgtgttttgcagggaCGGCAGGGTGTTGGGTGTCCTTGAGGTGTCGCGGTCAATCGGAGACGGTCAGTACAAACGCTGTGGAGTCATTTCAGCCCCTGACCTGAGGAGGTGTCAGCTGACAGACAATGACAGGCAAGAACACGACGAGCGCCGAGGAGGACGGAAAAACACGCGAGTTTCTGTTTtctacagaaataaataaatgaatacgagagaaaatataagaataaatcgatgctgaaataaacaaataaatgcatgaataaatacatctggaaataaatacttaactgcataaattaatacatttgatAGTTACAAGGGACATGAATGAATatcttaaatgtatttatttgtacaaCCGCATGCAT harbors:
- the LOC121940538 gene encoding integrin-linked kinase-associated serine/threonine phosphatase 2C-like, producing the protein MVYVANLGDSRAVLCRMEATGAADAARRSVTLALSKEHNPTIYEERMRIQRAGGTVRDGRVLGVLEVSRSIGDGQYKRCGVISAPDLRRCQLTDNDRQEHDERRGGRKNTRVSVFYRNK